The Haloarcula sp. DT43 genome includes a region encoding these proteins:
- a CDS encoding anthranilate synthase component II: MILIIDNYDSFAYNLVQYVGEFDEVTVRRNDAIDVDGIHDLDPDGIVVSPGPGTPAEAGVSIDVFAETEYPALGVCLGHQALCAAHGTPVGHAPSVVHGKPSEVRHDGTELYDGVDDPFEVGRYHSLAVEATALPDTLEETAHTNDEQGIVMGVQHTEKPHIGVQFHPESILTDAGKQLVENFCTGIAEA, translated from the coding sequence ATGATACTCATCATAGATAACTACGACTCCTTCGCCTACAATCTGGTCCAGTACGTCGGCGAGTTCGACGAGGTAACCGTCCGCCGGAACGACGCTATCGACGTGGACGGCATTCACGACCTCGACCCGGACGGCATCGTCGTCTCTCCGGGCCCCGGGACGCCGGCGGAGGCCGGCGTGTCAATCGACGTTTTCGCTGAGACAGAGTACCCGGCCCTGGGCGTTTGTCTGGGCCATCAGGCGCTCTGTGCGGCCCACGGAACCCCCGTCGGCCACGCACCGAGTGTCGTCCACGGGAAACCCTCGGAAGTCCGCCACGACGGGACGGAGCTGTACGACGGGGTCGACGACCCGTTCGAGGTCGGGCGGTATCACTCGCTGGCCGTCGAGGCCACGGCCCTTCCGGACACGCTCGAGGAGACAGCCCACACCAACGACGAGCAGGGCATCGTAATGGGCGTCCAGCACACCGAGAAGCCACACATCGGCGTGCAGTTCCACCCCGAAAGTATCCTCACCGACGCGGGGAAACAATTAGTCGAGAACTTCTGTACCGGGATCGCTGAGGCCTGA
- the pabB gene encoding aminodeoxychorismate synthase, component I — MTDIRFSTDRESFLETAERAPDGARVPVEARLTVTDPFEAYRRVRDGNRDGFYLETTGGQSGWGYFGVEPVEQIEIAAGATPAQDSASPSIEAIGELLDREHLERGDCTVPYPCGAFGWLSYDVARELEDIPETTASDGLPRLQLGVFDCVAAWEEPHDGEVELYVTACPVIDGSPETAYERGREMARELAEDAVHGERHVQSQPTAASQATFESECGEAAFADRVRQIKQYVRDGDTFQTNVSHRLTAPAAVHPVDTFDAVRRVNPAPYSALLEFPGVDLVSASPELLLDVDGDRLLTEPIAGTRPRGATPAEDEALESDLCSDEKERAEHAMLVDLERNDLGKVSEYGTVDVAEYRRVDRYSEVMHLVSLIEGQLRDDVRIADAVAAVFPGGTITGAPKPRTMEIIDEVEQTRRGPYTGSIGMFGFDDRATLNITIRTLVRSDGEYRLRVGSGIVHDSEPEAEYQETLDKARALVTAVDEALGEQGSFAVESGTEPMEKMR, encoded by the coding sequence ATGACTGATATCCGGTTCAGCACCGACAGAGAATCGTTCCTCGAAACTGCAGAACGGGCCCCCGATGGCGCTCGCGTGCCGGTCGAAGCACGCCTCACGGTCACCGACCCATTTGAGGCGTATCGCCGCGTCCGTGACGGGAACAGAGACGGGTTCTATCTCGAGACGACAGGCGGGCAGTCCGGGTGGGGGTATTTCGGCGTCGAGCCGGTCGAGCAAATCGAGATCGCCGCGGGGGCGACGCCCGCACAGGACAGCGCCAGTCCAAGCATCGAAGCTATCGGCGAGCTACTCGACCGCGAACACCTAGAGCGGGGTGACTGTACGGTTCCATATCCGTGCGGCGCGTTTGGCTGGCTGTCGTACGACGTCGCACGGGAACTCGAAGACATCCCGGAGACGACTGCATCGGACGGTCTCCCACGGCTCCAGTTGGGCGTCTTCGATTGTGTCGCCGCATGGGAGGAACCACATGATGGAGAGGTCGAACTGTACGTGACGGCGTGTCCAGTCATCGACGGATCGCCCGAGACGGCGTACGAGCGGGGCCGAGAGATGGCCCGCGAGCTGGCCGAGGACGCCGTCCACGGCGAGCGCCACGTCCAGTCCCAGCCGACCGCTGCAAGTCAGGCCACGTTCGAGAGCGAGTGCGGCGAAGCGGCGTTTGCCGACCGCGTTCGGCAGATAAAGCAGTACGTCAGGGACGGCGACACGTTCCAGACGAACGTCTCGCACCGGCTGACCGCCCCGGCGGCCGTCCACCCGGTGGATACCTTTGACGCTGTCCGCCGGGTGAATCCCGCCCCGTACTCGGCGCTACTTGAGTTCCCCGGCGTCGACCTCGTCAGCGCCAGCCCGGAACTGTTGCTGGACGTCGACGGCGACCGACTGCTCACGGAGCCGATTGCCGGGACGCGTCCGCGCGGTGCGACACCGGCTGAAGACGAGGCACTCGAGTCGGACCTCTGCAGTGACGAGAAGGAGCGGGCCGAACACGCGATGCTGGTCGATCTCGAACGGAACGACCTCGGGAAGGTCAGCGAGTACGGGACCGTTGATGTCGCCGAGTACCGCCGCGTCGACCGCTATTCGGAGGTGATGCACCTCGTCTCTCTCATCGAAGGACAGTTGCGCGACGACGTGCGTATCGCCGACGCGGTCGCTGCGGTGTTCCCCGGCGGAACCATCACCGGCGCGCCGAAACCGCGAACGATGGAGATTATCGACGAGGTGGAACAGACCCGACGGGGACCATACACCGGCAGTATTGGGATGTTCGGCTTCGACGACCGGGCGACACTGAACATCACCATCAGGACGCTGGTCCGCTCCGACGGCGAGTACCGGCTCCGCGTCGGGAGCGGCATCGTCCACGACTCGGAGCCGGAGGCGGAGTATCAGGAAACGCTGGACAAGGCCCGAGCGCTCGTCACCGCCGTCGACGAGGCACTCGGCGAACAGGGGTCGTTCGCGGTCGAGTCCGGGACCGAACCGATGGAGAAGATGCGATGA
- a CDS encoding bifunctional methylenetetrahydrofolate dehydrogenase/methenyltetrahydrofolate cyclohydrolase produces the protein MTTIIDGNEIGDQITKGVAACTDTLVSEGVTPGLATVLMSDDGASETYVSMKQQACEEIGIEGFHYEIDADEPAETLFATIDDLNADPAVHGILVQMPVPDHVNKRDVLERIDPMKDVDGFHPENVGRLVAGNARYKPCTPHGIQKILAETGVETEGKDAVVVGRSDIVGKPMTNLLIQYGPGGNATTTVCHSRTDDLAEKTRNADIVIAAAGVPEMIDGSMLSDGTTVIDVGINRVDADTDKGYKLVGDVDFESAREKADAITPVPGGVGPLTIAMLMYNTVKAASLQSGVDITLP, from the coding sequence ATGACAACGATAATCGACGGGAACGAAATCGGCGACCAGATCACAAAGGGCGTTGCGGCGTGTACGGACACGCTCGTCAGCGAAGGCGTCACACCGGGGCTGGCGACTGTGCTGATGAGCGACGACGGCGCGAGTGAGACGTACGTCTCGATGAAACAACAGGCCTGTGAGGAGATCGGCATCGAGGGGTTCCATTACGAAATCGACGCGGACGAACCGGCCGAGACACTGTTTGCGACCATCGACGACCTGAACGCGGACCCGGCCGTCCACGGGATACTCGTCCAGATGCCGGTCCCCGACCACGTGAACAAGCGTGACGTGCTGGAGCGCATCGACCCGATGAAGGACGTCGACGGATTCCACCCCGAAAACGTCGGTCGACTCGTTGCAGGGAACGCACGGTACAAACCTTGCACGCCCCACGGAATACAGAAAATACTGGCCGAAACTGGGGTTGAGACGGAGGGGAAAGACGCTGTCGTCGTCGGTCGCTCAGACATCGTCGGCAAACCGATGACGAACCTGCTCATACAGTACGGGCCGGGCGGCAATGCGACGACGACCGTGTGTCACTCACGGACTGACGATCTCGCAGAAAAGACTCGCAATGCCGACATCGTGATCGCCGCTGCCGGCGTTCCAGAGATGATAGACGGGTCGATGCTATCGGACGGCACGACGGTCATCGACGTGGGTATCAACCGAGTTGATGCTGACACGGATAAGGGGTACAAACTCGTCGGGGACGTAGACTTCGAGAGCGCCAGAGAGAAAGCAGACGCCATCACGCCGGTCCCCGGTGGGGTCGGACCGCTCACCATTGCGATGCTGATGTACAATACAGTAAAAGCAGCTAGCCTCCAGTCCGGCGTCGATATTACGCTCCCGTAG
- the epsC gene encoding serine O-acetyltransferase EpsC, with product MDYCYTGDAHEKLFAAYRADEEPFPTQTQMEFPRREHRRPEVDILKRLFFPTCWNAVELVRDELAVLDSLDTLGGLFFAGIRPYSGSDPAETVDAVIEQLPAVRRRLKKDVEAAFKGDPAAKTYMEIIRSYPGFMAILVQRVAHTLYEADASEYARELTEYAKTETGIDIHPGAEIGDHFFIDHGTGVVIGETTTVGEWVRLYQDVTLGALHFEADESDEHRLKKGYKRHPDIGDHVVIGAGTKVLGAITVGDHVSIGANSWVTDDVPDDTKVYVTDHPTQERKRTK from the coding sequence ATGGACTACTGTTACACAGGTGATGCACACGAGAAACTGTTCGCAGCGTACCGGGCAGATGAAGAGCCATTTCCCACCCAGACACAGATGGAGTTCCCACGACGGGAACACCGAAGGCCCGAAGTCGACATCCTCAAACGATTATTTTTCCCAACCTGCTGGAACGCCGTTGAACTGGTCCGGGACGAACTCGCTGTTTTGGATAGTCTCGACACCCTGGGCGGCCTCTTCTTTGCCGGCATCAGACCGTACTCCGGATCGGACCCCGCTGAAACAGTCGATGCCGTCATTGAGCAACTCCCAGCGGTTCGCAGGCGACTCAAAAAAGACGTCGAGGCCGCGTTCAAAGGCGATCCGGCGGCGAAGACGTACATGGAGATAATCCGGTCCTATCCGGGGTTCATGGCGATACTCGTACAACGGGTCGCACACACCCTCTACGAGGCCGATGCCTCCGAGTACGCTCGCGAACTCACCGAATACGCGAAGACTGAGACCGGCATCGACATCCACCCCGGAGCCGAAATCGGCGACCATTTCTTCATCGACCACGGAACCGGTGTCGTCATCGGTGAAACAACCACCGTGGGGGAGTGGGTCCGCCTCTATCAGGACGTGACGCTTGGCGCACTCCACTTCGAGGCCGACGAGAGCGACGAACACAGATTAAAAAAGGGATACAAACGACACCCCGATATCGGCGACCATGTCGTCATCGGCGCGGGAACGAAAGTGCTGGGCGCTATTACGGTTGGTGACCACGTCAGCATCGGGGCGAACTCTTGGGTCACCGACGACGTTCCGGACGATACGAAAGTGTACGTCACAGACCACCCGACTCAGGAGCGGAAACGAACCAAGTGA
- a CDS encoding MFS transporter, translating into MAGASLISIGLAAYEIVPVSVTPLIQDSLRVGPTAAGLPVGVMFGSAVVVSLPAGAVLDRVFDGRRRPVVLWSFGLAAPLLLGFMQLRSLALLVAILLLIGFAVQLTLGLSFTYVREVVDLRVAATAVAFQTSIGLAGAFVAPIAGGIVMNRAGFDPAFLLAGAVAVAGIIVTWQAPEPGRK; encoded by the coding sequence GTGGCTGGCGCGAGCCTGATCTCGATAGGACTGGCCGCATACGAGATCGTTCCTGTGAGCGTCACACCGCTAATTCAGGACTCACTACGGGTCGGGCCGACAGCGGCCGGCCTCCCCGTCGGGGTCATGTTCGGGTCCGCCGTCGTCGTCAGCCTTCCTGCCGGTGCTGTACTGGATCGGGTCTTCGATGGCAGACGGCGACCGGTCGTGCTGTGGTCGTTCGGCCTTGCTGCTCCGCTTCTTCTCGGGTTTATGCAGCTTCGCTCGCTGGCGCTGCTCGTCGCCATCCTTCTGCTGATCGGATTTGCCGTCCAACTGACGCTTGGCCTCTCGTTTACGTACGTCCGAGAGGTCGTTGACCTGCGGGTCGCTGCAACGGCGGTCGCATTCCAGACTAGTATCGGCCTTGCGGGTGCGTTCGTTGCACCGATAGCCGGCGGAATCGTGATGAACAGAGCCGGATTCGATCCGGCGTTTCTACTGGCTGGTGCGGTCGCTGTCGCCGGTATCATTGTCACCTGGCAGGCCCCAGAGCCGGGACGCAAGTAG
- a CDS encoding helix-turn-helix domain-containing protein, with translation MSITTKIQIEHERLALVPTLQNLEDVTIRVITQGNTDPGSTVFPFLIEYHDRERLEKMLATDPTVQSYELVDWTDQTGIYYIEHTPETKLISSVVTDVNGFLVHTETKGNGWLVRLLLPDREALNTIWEYANENDISLDIIEIYGNTDSGGESSYGLTDEQRTALTTAYENGYFGEPRDISLNEVADEIGLSSTAMSGRLRRGMRNLIAATIIDREK, from the coding sequence ATGTCAATAACGACTAAGATACAGATCGAACACGAACGCCTCGCTCTGGTTCCAACCTTACAGAACCTCGAAGATGTAACAATCCGTGTCATCACGCAGGGGAACACCGATCCGGGGTCGACTGTGTTCCCGTTCCTCATCGAGTATCACGACCGGGAACGACTTGAGAAGATGCTCGCGACCGACCCGACAGTCCAGAGCTACGAACTTGTCGATTGGACCGACCAGACCGGCATCTACTACATCGAACACACCCCCGAAACGAAGCTCATCAGTTCTGTCGTTACCGATGTCAACGGCTTTCTCGTCCATACAGAGACGAAGGGCAACGGGTGGCTCGTCCGACTCTTGCTCCCCGACCGTGAGGCACTGAATACCATCTGGGAGTACGCAAACGAGAACGACATTTCCCTCGATATCATCGAAATATACGGAAACACGGACAGCGGCGGCGAGTCGTCGTACGGATTAACCGATGAACAGCGGACCGCCCTGACAACCGCATACGAAAACGGCTATTTCGGAGAGCCCAGGGACATCTCCTTGAACGAAGTTGCCGATGAAATCGGGTTGTCCTCGACAGCAATGAGCGGCCGGCTCCGCCGCGGGATGCGGAACCTCATTGCGGCAACAATAATTGACAGAGAGAAGTGA
- a CDS encoding dihydrofolate reductase yields the protein MKVSLIAAVAANGVIGAGGDIPWQYPEDLNHFKQTTVGHPVIMGRRTFESIRRDLDGPLPKRLNIVLTTTPNRLPDSVTAVTSTTTALTEAADSGASTTYVIGGATVYEQFLPRADELILTVLTEPFDGDTVFPTVDWSCWIETERTTHSEFAIVRYTRTSGDSE from the coding sequence ATGAAGGTCTCGTTGATCGCCGCCGTCGCAGCTAACGGCGTGATCGGCGCTGGCGGCGACATTCCGTGGCAGTATCCCGAAGACCTGAACCACTTCAAACAGACAACAGTCGGTCATCCCGTGATTATGGGGCGGCGAACCTTCGAAAGTATTCGGCGTGACCTCGATGGCCCGCTGCCAAAGCGACTGAACATCGTCTTGACCACGACACCGAATCGGCTTCCCGACAGTGTCACGGCCGTTACCTCGACGACGACAGCGTTGACAGAAGCGGCCGATAGTGGTGCATCTACGACATACGTCATCGGTGGGGCGACGGTGTATGAGCAGTTTCTCCCGCGGGCCGACGAGCTAATTCTGACCGTGCTAACCGAACCTTTCGACGGCGACACGGTTTTTCCGACAGTCGACTGGTCGTGCTGGATTGAGACGGAACGAACGACACACAGCGAGTTTGCTATCGTTAGATACACTCGCACCAGCGGTGACTCGGAGTGA
- a CDS encoding aminomethyltransferase family protein, with amino-acid sequence MTGNEEHPNHPSVDQSDRTVPRNLRQTGDPNIEMLVSTRVRKSPFFHKSFNEEGAWRATVYNRLYHPRGLIEPEDGGVMKEYDALTNTVTLWDVAVERQIRVKGPDAEALTNYVVTRDVTGMDAMDGKYVILCNEDGGVLNDPVLLRPEEDEFWFSISDSTLMQWLQGVNVDNDFDVEIDEIDVAPMQIQGPRALDVMVDVVGEEVKDVPYYGLMDAEINGADVLISQTGFSGEKGFEIYVRNAHEDAERVWDPVMASVKDHDGRQIAPGHHRRIAAGIMSWGQDLDHETSPFQVNLGYHVPDDKEADYIGKEVLEEQKEQIENGNYPFEHKLIGLKIAGEPIRDYAPDFWLISDPDTGEECGYLTSPWWNPDLETNIGMGFVPAEKIQEVTDTPLNDEIYDEELDLEFQVHLPDEYADEPGEPVFATAAKVPFKESVNPSAREQAKLNARKEAESDD; translated from the coding sequence ATGACCGGTAACGAGGAACATCCCAACCATCCCAGTGTCGACCAGTCAGACCGGACCGTCCCCCGTAACCTCCGCCAGACTGGTGACCCCAACATCGAGATGTTGGTGTCGACGCGCGTTCGAAAGTCCCCGTTCTTCCACAAGTCCTTCAACGAGGAGGGTGCGTGGCGGGCAACCGTCTACAACCGCCTCTATCACCCGCGCGGCCTCATCGAACCCGAAGACGGCGGCGTGATGAAAGAGTACGACGCACTGACCAACACTGTCACCCTTTGGGACGTCGCCGTCGAGCGACAGATCCGTGTCAAAGGACCTGACGCCGAGGCGCTGACGAACTACGTTGTCACACGCGACGTGACGGGTATGGACGCCATGGACGGGAAGTACGTCATCCTCTGTAACGAGGACGGCGGCGTCCTGAACGATCCTGTCCTCCTGCGCCCCGAAGAAGACGAGTTCTGGTTCTCCATCTCGGACTCGACGCTGATGCAGTGGCTCCAGGGAGTCAACGTCGACAACGACTTCGACGTCGAAATCGACGAGATCGATGTCGCACCGATGCAGATTCAGGGCCCGAGGGCGCTCGACGTGATGGTCGACGTCGTCGGCGAGGAAGTCAAAGACGTCCCGTACTACGGCCTGATGGACGCCGAAATCAACGGTGCCGACGTGCTCATCAGCCAGACCGGCTTCTCCGGTGAGAAAGGGTTCGAGATTTACGTCCGAAACGCCCACGAAGACGCCGAGCGGGTGTGGGACCCCGTCATGGCGTCCGTCAAAGACCACGACGGCCGTCAGATCGCGCCGGGACACCACCGCCGGATTGCCGCCGGTATCATGTCCTGGGGACAGGACCTCGACCACGAGACCTCCCCGTTCCAGGTCAATCTGGGCTATCACGTCCCTGACGACAAGGAAGCCGACTACATCGGCAAAGAGGTTCTCGAAGAGCAGAAAGAACAGATCGAGAACGGCAACTACCCGTTCGAACACAAACTCATCGGCCTGAAGATCGCCGGCGAGCCGATCCGCGACTACGCCCCCGACTTCTGGCTCATCTCCGACCCGGACACGGGCGAGGAATGCGGGTACCTCACCTCGCCGTGGTGGAACCCGGATCTGGAGACCAACATCGGCATGGGCTTTGTCCCGGCTGAGAAGATTCAGGAAGTCACCGACACGCCGCTCAACGACGAAATCTACGACGAGGAACTGGATCTGGAGTTCCAGGTCCATCTCCCAGACGAGTACGCCGACGAGCCCGGTGAGCCGGTGTTTGCCACCGCTGCGAAAGTGCCGTTCAAGGAGTCGGTCAATCCGAGCGCCCGCGAGCAGGCGAAACTCAACGCCCGTAAAGAGGCCGAAAGCGACGACTAA
- the glyA gene encoding serine hydroxymethyltransferase, translating into MTYETVREADPAVADALDGERQRQNDTLAMIASENHVSEAVMEAQSSELTNNYAEGYPGERYYGGCAYADDVEDLAIDRATELWGADHVNVQPHSGSQANMGVYLAALEPGDKILSLDLTHGGHLSHGHPANFAGQVYEVEQYKVDEDTGYIDYEGLRESAESFDPDIIVSGYSAYPREVDFERIQEAADAVDAYHLADIAHITGLVAAGVHESPVGIADFVTGSTHKTIRAGRGGIIMCDEEYADGIDAAVFPGAQGGPAMHNVAGKAVGFGEALTPEFEQYAQQTVDNAIALGERLEEHGLSLVSGGTDNHLVLIDLRPSHPDTTGKEVEEALEEAGIVLNANTVPGETRSAFNPSGIRAGTPALTTRGFGEDACREVADLICEVIDAPHDDEVVAEVSDRVDELTDEYTLYE; encoded by the coding sequence ATGACGTACGAGACTGTTCGTGAAGCGGACCCAGCGGTAGCTGACGCGCTCGACGGCGAGCGCCAGCGGCAAAACGACACACTGGCGATGATTGCCAGCGAGAACCACGTCAGCGAGGCTGTGATGGAGGCCCAGAGCTCCGAGCTGACGAACAACTACGCGGAAGGGTATCCCGGCGAGCGGTACTACGGCGGCTGTGCGTACGCCGACGATGTCGAGGACCTCGCCATCGACCGCGCGACAGAGCTGTGGGGCGCGGACCACGTCAACGTCCAGCCACACTCGGGCTCGCAAGCGAACATGGGCGTGTATCTCGCCGCACTCGAACCCGGCGACAAAATCCTCTCGCTTGACCTGACACACGGCGGCCACCTCTCGCACGGCCACCCGGCGAACTTCGCCGGTCAGGTGTACGAGGTCGAACAGTACAAGGTCGACGAGGATACCGGGTACATCGACTACGAGGGACTCCGTGAGTCAGCCGAATCCTTCGACCCGGACATCATCGTCTCGGGGTATTCGGCATATCCCAGGGAGGTCGACTTCGAACGGATTCAGGAAGCCGCCGACGCAGTCGACGCCTACCACCTCGCGGACATCGCCCACATCACCGGGCTGGTCGCCGCTGGCGTCCACGAGTCGCCTGTCGGCATCGCCGATTTTGTCACCGGCTCGACGCACAAGACCATCCGTGCCGGGCGCGGTGGCATCATCATGTGCGATGAGGAGTACGCTGACGGCATCGACGCTGCCGTCTTCCCCGGCGCCCAGGGCGGGCCCGCGATGCACAACGTCGCCGGCAAGGCCGTCGGCTTCGGCGAGGCACTAACCCCGGAGTTCGAGCAGTATGCACAGCAGACCGTCGACAACGCAATCGCACTCGGTGAACGACTGGAGGAGCACGGCCTCTCGCTGGTCTCCGGCGGCACGGACAACCACCTCGTGCTCATCGATCTCCGACCGTCGCACCCAGATACGACCGGAAAGGAGGTCGAGGAAGCATTGGAGGAAGCCGGTATCGTCCTCAACGCCAACACCGTCCCGGGCGAGACCCGCTCGGCGTTCAACCCCTCGGGCATCCGTGCGGGGACACCGGCACTGACGACGCGCGGGTTCGGCGAAGACGCCTGTCGAGAAGTCGCGGATCTCATTTGTGAGGTCATCGACGCACCACACGACGACGAGGTCGTCGCGGAGGTCAGCGACCGCGTGGACGAACTGACCGACGAGTACACGCTGTACGAGTAG